From Streptomyces qinzhouensis, one genomic window encodes:
- a CDS encoding VCBS repeat-containing protein, whose protein sequence is MERPRITRGLPRRTTAGVAAVLAAALGVTLLMPDGDDGSGSPPERKPAKADTARSGGEPLDEKAAREKAMRTGKPVEVVALRDATSTTHALPSGKFRLSTQAAPVRAQVDGEWLPIDTTLKKTDDGWRPKATVNPVTFHSGKTMKKKGERSSRGYARIPLAKSPDSKYTDLATFTAEGRELTVGWPGELPEPEVSGASALYKNVLDGVDLLLTARDTGFTHVLVVHNAQAAANPALAKISYQLSSPDLSFSLNDKNDVLTVKDPQGVEVGGSPSPFMWDSSGKPAVTQGEPAQDAAAKAGGTFALTGLLGPQIGTKRAPADASLTGGGTGTAVLSVAPDQGLLTGKETVYPVFIDPPLYGKTAAWTTAYERYPTTSFWDGANFNSGTTEGRVGYESTTGGLSRSFYRLTWKSSIKGATISDALFTFRQTYSWSCTASEMEVHQTDDISTATTWREQPTTRTHIGTKNFAHGWNSSCPDAYVTYDGKSIAQTVAANAGETKLTIRMKAKSETSANSWKKFVAEGASAPKLDIEYTRPPKEPTGLTVNGRACDTTSPYTTYGKGNLTFAATSSDPDGDLKSLHFQIWRSDAPTPKIFDNIVPAPSGPGSKNIDKSNFVNGKTYYWQVKAVDGAGTSSTYAPPGTGTCRFVYDDTAPASPDVTSADFPEDDGNGGKWSVKPFGTAGKFIIKPAASGGTGTDKFYWSFNRESFVAERSATVAQGAAGITLSPPNAGPNILYVKAADAAGNMSLTSTRYTHYVTPRDKADAPGDVTGDGTPDLYVIDATGDLRLYPAEPNGDLHSSLAAAHDDGKAIELDADDDGKPDYGYHWVDANGNNPALITHNGDFTGGDGVQDLVARMPDGKLYIYRGDGYGSLDVSKRVEVHMPSNAPPTSSLTQILAVGDITNDKLPEVFATAGDALWVFTGYTGAAFDTAIQLSATAWTNRDLVSLGDHDNDGAADMVWRDFNTNRLLLRHGKPATGGAGTDLLSLASAVASKNGIDAQYGTNWTTAVIPLMTGTPDVNKDGIPEIWAVTGAADVGIVRFYPGGATAHGAPVGVISSDWRTKKALG, encoded by the coding sequence GTGGAACGTCCACGAATCACCCGGGGACTGCCCCGGCGCACCACAGCGGGGGTAGCCGCCGTACTGGCCGCGGCCCTCGGCGTCACCCTGCTGATGCCCGACGGAGACGACGGGTCGGGGTCACCGCCCGAGCGGAAACCTGCGAAGGCGGACACGGCTCGTTCGGGTGGTGAGCCGCTGGACGAGAAGGCGGCGCGGGAGAAGGCGATGCGGACCGGGAAGCCGGTCGAGGTCGTCGCGCTGCGGGACGCCACCTCGACCACGCATGCCCTGCCGAGCGGGAAGTTCCGGCTGTCGACGCAGGCGGCACCGGTCCGGGCGCAGGTCGACGGCGAGTGGCTGCCGATCGACACCACGCTGAAGAAGACCGATGACGGTTGGCGGCCGAAGGCCACGGTCAACCCGGTCACCTTCCACAGCGGCAAGACGATGAAGAAAAAGGGCGAGCGGAGCAGCCGGGGCTATGCCCGGATTCCGCTGGCGAAGTCCCCGGACAGCAAGTACACCGATCTGGCGACCTTCACCGCCGAGGGCCGTGAGCTGACGGTGGGCTGGCCGGGCGAGCTGCCGGAGCCCGAGGTCAGCGGTGCCAGCGCGCTCTACAAGAATGTGCTCGACGGTGTCGATCTGCTGCTGACCGCCCGGGACACCGGTTTCACCCATGTCCTGGTGGTCCACAATGCTCAGGCCGCAGCCAACCCGGCCCTCGCCAAGATCTCGTACCAGCTCTCTTCACCCGATCTTTCGTTCTCGCTGAACGACAAAAATGACGTGCTGACCGTGAAAGACCCACAAGGTGTCGAGGTCGGCGGATCCCCCTCTCCCTTCATGTGGGACTCCAGCGGGAAGCCGGCGGTCACCCAGGGCGAGCCAGCGCAGGACGCGGCCGCGAAGGCCGGGGGGACCTTCGCCCTGACCGGCCTGCTGGGCCCGCAGATCGGGACCAAGCGGGCGCCCGCCGATGCCTCTCTGACTGGCGGCGGTACGGGCACCGCCGTGCTGTCCGTGGCTCCCGACCAGGGGCTGCTGACCGGTAAGGAGACCGTCTACCCGGTCTTCATCGACCCGCCGCTCTACGGGAAGACCGCCGCCTGGACCACCGCCTACGAGCGGTATCCGACCACCAGCTTCTGGGACGGCGCGAACTTCAACTCCGGCACGACGGAGGGCCGGGTGGGCTATGAGTCCACCACCGGCGGACTCTCCCGCTCCTTCTACCGTCTGACCTGGAAGAGCAGTATCAAGGGCGCGACGATCTCGGACGCGCTCTTCACCTTCCGGCAGACGTACTCCTGGTCGTGCACCGCGTCGGAGATGGAGGTCCACCAGACCGACGACATCTCCACCGCCACCACCTGGAGGGAACAGCCCACCACCAGGACGCATATCGGTACGAAGAACTTCGCCCACGGCTGGAACTCCTCCTGCCCGGACGCCTATGTCACCTACGACGGCAAGTCGATCGCGCAGACCGTCGCGGCCAACGCCGGTGAGACCAAGCTGACCATCCGGATGAAGGCCAAGAGCGAGACCTCGGCGAACTCCTGGAAGAAGTTCGTCGCCGAGGGCGCGTCCGCGCCGAAGCTGGACATCGAGTACACCCGGCCCCCGAAGGAGCCCACCGGGCTCACGGTCAACGGGCGCGCCTGTGACACCACGAGCCCGTACACCACCTACGGCAAGGGGAATCTGACCTTCGCCGCCACCAGCTCCGACCCCGACGGCGACCTGAAGTCCCTGCACTTCCAGATCTGGCGCTCCGACGCGCCCACGCCCAAGATCTTCGACAATATCGTCCCGGCACCCAGCGGCCCGGGCAGCAAGAACATCGACAAGTCGAATTTCGTCAACGGCAAGACCTACTACTGGCAGGTCAAAGCCGTCGACGGAGCGGGTACCTCCTCCACCTACGCCCCGCCGGGGACCGGTACCTGCAGATTCGTCTACGACGACACCGCACCCGCATCCCCCGACGTCACCTCCGCCGACTTCCCCGAGGACGACGGCAACGGCGGCAAGTGGAGCGTGAAGCCCTTCGGCACCGCAGGCAAGTTCATCATCAAGCCCGCCGCCAGCGGGGGCACCGGGACCGACAAGTTCTACTGGTCCTTCAACCGTGAGTCCTTCGTCGCCGAGCGCAGCGCGACCGTCGCGCAGGGGGCAGCCGGGATCACGCTGTCCCCGCCCAACGCCGGACCGAACATCCTGTATGTGAAGGCGGCAGACGCGGCGGGCAATATGTCGCTGACCTCGACCCGCTACACCCACTACGTCACCCCTCGGGACAAGGCCGACGCGCCCGGGGATGTGACCGGCGACGGCACCCCGGACCTGTATGTCATCGACGCCACCGGCGATCTGCGGCTCTACCCGGCCGAACCCAACGGCGACCTGCACTCCTCTCTCGCGGCCGCCCATGACGACGGCAAGGCCATCGAGCTGGACGCGGACGACGACGGCAAACCCGACTACGGCTACCACTGGGTCGACGCCAACGGGAACAACCCCGCCCTGATCACCCACAACGGTGACTTCACCGGCGGCGACGGCGTCCAGGACCTGGTCGCCCGGATGCCCGACGGCAAGCTGTACATCTACCGCGGTGACGGCTACGGCAGCCTCGACGTCTCCAAGCGGGTCGAAGTCCATATGCCCTCCAACGCGCCCCCGACCTCCTCCCTCACCCAGATCCTGGCGGTCGGCGACATCACCAACGACAAGCTGCCCGAGGTCTTCGCCACCGCCGGAGACGCCCTCTGGGTCTTCACCGGCTACACCGGCGCCGCCTTCGACACCGCGATCCAGCTCTCCGCCACCGCCTGGACCAACCGCGACCTGGTCTCCCTCGGCGACCACGACAACGACGGCGCCGCCGACATGGTCTGGCGCGACTTCAACACCAACCGCCTCCTCCTGCGCCACGGCAAACCCGCCACCGGCGGAGCCGGAACCGACCTGCTCTCCCTGGCCAGCGCCGTCGCCTCCAAGAACGGCATCGACGCCCAGTACGGCACCAACTGGACCACGGCCGTCATCCCGCTGATGACCGGCACACCGGACGTCAACAAGGACGGCATCCCCGAGATCTGGGCCGTCACCGGCGCCGCCGACGTCGGCATCGTCCGCTTCTACCCCGGCGGCGCCACCGCGCACGGCGCCCCCGTCGGCGTCATCTCCTCCGACTGGCGTACCAAAAAAGCCCTCGGATAG